In the genome of Chloroflexota bacterium, the window GTGTGCACGAGATAGAGGGGCAGCAGCAGCCCCATACCGTTGGAGGCGCTCGTGGCGGCCAGGGCAATATAGTCCCGCGGTCCGGGCCCGCGCATGGGGAGAACTCCAGCGACACCCACGAGCAGTGCGCTCGTGGCCAGAAACAGGGCTCACTATAGCATGGCGAACGAGATAAGCCGCCGCGACGGGCATCGAGCGGCCTCGGCGTCCGTTCCATCATTCCGCGCACGATCTTGCTTATCGGATTCGGGGCATGGGAAGCGGGGGGTTAGGATATGAGCAGTCAGCGCGCGAATGCTGGGTAGGGAGGTCACATGCAGTCAGTCCAGGAACTGAAGCGGCGCGCAGAGGAGGGCGATCTCTGGTCGTTTAGCACGACCGATGATCAGTGCGACAATTGTCGCTTCTACAAGGCGCTGAAAGAAGGTATTGGGTACTGCGCCCACAAGGATCTCGACATGGTCGTCGGCGCCACCTGGTGGTGCAAGCTCTGGGCGCCGCTCGTCGCCACCGGCAGACCGGGACAGCAGCAGGGGAGCTAGCTCGGCCGCTCCGTAACGCTCCACGTTTCTCGGTTGAAGGGTCGGGACCGCCGCGGGCCGGTCGTCACCGCCTTCACGACGGCTCGCGTCCCACGCGGACTTCGCATATTCTTGGAGACGATCACCAAGGCAGGGCTCCCTGTACGGAGGGCAATGTGGGCGTATCAATACCTGTCCGCCCCGGCCGGCACGCGACGCCACTCGCCGTAACCCTCACCACCGCGGCGCTCCTTCTCGGCTGCGCCGCGCCCGCGGGCCAGCGCCCGTCCGAGGCGTCCGCATCGTCGACTGCGGTCGCAGCGCCCGCGCACCCGACGATTGTGAACGTCGGGTTGCAGGCCGACCGCGAGCCCGCTTCGCCCGCCTTCTTCGGCGCAAGTGGCAGCGGCAGCTCGCCGCTGGAAGTGTTTTACGCGTTCCACGCCTCCCTTACGGCGTACGATCCCGCGGGCGCCGTGATGCCAGTGCTCGCGCAGAAGGTGCCATCGCTCCAAGACGGCGACTGGCGCGTTCTCCCCGAGGGCGGGATGGAAGTAACGTGGAAGCTCAAGCCCGGCCTCGTGTGGCACGACGGCACGCCCCTCACGGCCGACGACTTCATCCTTGGCTACCAGCTCAACACCGATCCCGAGCTTGCTTCCAGCATCCCCGGCGCCCTGGACAGCGTTTCCAGCGTTCGCGGCATCGACAGTCAGACCCTGGTTGTCACCTGGAAGTCAATAACGGTCGCGGCGGGGGTCAGCGGCTACGATGGGATACCCGCGGTTCCGACGCATATCTTTGCCGAACAGTACGCCGCCGGCGACAAGACGGCGCTCTCCAACAGCCCGTACTGGAGCACGCAGTTCGTCGGCCTCGGCCCCTACAAACTTACGGAATGGTCGCGGGGAAGCTTCATTGAAGGACAGGCCTTCGACCGGTACGTCGGCGGCAGACCGAAGATCGATCGCATCGTTCTGAAATTCCTCGGCGACGCCAATGCGCTTGTGGCCAGCGTACTGGCCGGCGACATCGACATCATCCCGCTTGGCGCCCAGGTGGACGTTCAGCCAGTGAGCGTGGTGCGCGATGCGTGGGCTCCCACCAGCGGCGGCACGACGGGCGCCGTGGCGAAGGGCGTTCGCATGATCTATCTCAACTTCCGCGATGCGACGCTCCCCTGGGTCGAGGACGTTCGGGTCCGCCAGGCGATGCTGCACGCGCTGGATCGGGACACCATCGTCGAGACTCTGGAGGGCGGCCTCACCCAGCGCGCAGACTTCATCGCCCCGCTGGGCGACCCGGTGCTCGAGATGGCAGCGAACGCGGGCCTTCCGCTCTATCCGTTCGATCTGAATCGGGCTACCGAGCTGATGGCTCAGGCGGGCTGGACCAAAGGGCCGGACGGCGTGTTCCACAATGGCTTGGGCCAGCCGTTCTCCGCCGCCGCCGCGACCAGCAGCGAGGGCACGAACCCGCAGGAAGCGGCGATCGTCGCCTCGCAGCTCACCACGGCCGGATTTCAGGCCGACCCCGCGCCGTACGCGCAGACCGCGTCCAATCGAAACCAGCTTGCGATGTCCTTTCCGAGTATGCTGATCAAGCCGTGGAACTTCTCGATCTCGGCGCCAGGTTCGCTTCGGCAATCCCAGATCGGCACCGCGCAAAACGCGTATGGCGGCAATAACTATGGCGGTTACGTGAACCCGACGTATGAGGAGCTGTACCGAGCCTATGCTGGCGAGCTGGAGTCAGGCCGACGCCAACAAGCACTGTTCAAGATCGTGAAGCTGCTTGATGAGCAGCTTCCGGTCCTGCCAATCTTCTACGTACCCCAGGTGTACGCGTTCCGGAAGGGTCTCGACGGGCCTGGAAGCACCGCGTATCTCCAGGCTGCGAGCACGTGGAACGTTGCCACGTGGACCATTCGCTAAGACGCGGCGCCTGCAACGGTTGGAACGTTCGACCCAACGGCGAGAAAAATCCGAACGGAGGGAACCGATGACTGCGACAGCAGAAGACCTCATGGAAGCCGCGACGCGACCGCCTCGCAACCCGTCTCCCTACGACCAGTACATCGAATCCACGGGGGTTCCAATTTACCGGGGGTACGCGATCGAAGACGCCCGGACCATACCGGTGGGCCCGTGGCCCGACCGGGAGTGCAACGCGGCGTTCGCTGTCCTCGCCGGCCAGCGAGACGTCAGCGAGATTCGAATCACCGAGATTCCGCCTGGCGGCACGACGCGACCTGTGAAATTCGCGCTTGATGAGATCGTCTACGTCGTCGACGGTCGCGGCCTGACGACGATCTGGGCCGGAGATGGCCCGAAAAAGTCGTTCGAGTGGAGCAAGCGGAGCATCTTCGTGATTCCTGGCGGCTGCACGTATCAGCTTTCCAATACCCAGGGACACGAGCCGACGCGCTTGATGCACTACAACTATCTGCCGACCGCGATGCTGCTCCGGCCGGAGGCCGAATTCTACTTCGAGAGCGCGTTTGTTGCGCCGGAGCGTCTCTACAGCGGCGACGCATTTGCCACGGCCAAGGCCATCGAAAGCGACGACGAGCGTGCCCGGTCGCTCGGCCGTCCGGTGTGGTTCGGTAACTTCTTTCCGGACATGGCCGTGTGGGACAAGCTCGATACGTATCAGGAGCGAGGCGCCGGCGGCTTTCACGTGACCATTCGGTTCGCCGGCTCCGCCATCCCGTCCCATATGTCCGTCTTCCCTCCGGGCCGCTACAAGAAGGCGCATTACCATGGCCCGGGCACGGCGATCATCATCCCGGCAGGCGACGGTTATTCGGTCATGTGGCCGTCGACGGGCGGCGAGCGCATCGTGGTCCCATGGCACGAGGCCAGCGTGTTCGTCCCGCCAGCGCGCTGGTACCACCAGCACTTCAACGTGGGCGCGATACCCGCCCGCTATCTCGCCTTCCACGCCCGCCAGACGTCCGGCGGTGACCCGCTCCGCCGAGGTCCGAGCCCCAATATCGAGTACGCGGACGAGGATCCTTGGATCCGCCAGAACTTCGAGCAAGAGCTCGCGAAACGGGGGCTCAGGTCCGAAATGCCTCCCGAGTGCTACAGCGATCCCAACTACCAGTGGTCATACGGCGACGACGGAGACTAATTCCTCGCGCGTGGCCGTGACGGACGGACCAACACGAATTCTTGCGCGAAATCGCGCAAGAATTCGTGTTTCTGGCCATGAAATTCGTGGCGGCGGTTGCCATCCCTCCCTACAGTCCCCTCCCAGCGCGATGGACGCGCGCTCAGGTCGATGTAGGGGTGGTGCCGGGGGTGACGCGAGAGCAGAATTTATCGTGCGTTCTCGGTCTCGGATCTCAAGTGGCGAGAGGCATGGTCGCGCTCGCGCTGATCGGAGCTGCGTGGGCACATCCCTGGACCGATCCGACGACGCGCGCGAATTCCCCATCCGCCCCCGATCCCAGCGGCGCATCGTCCGGCCAGCGGTCGAGCGATTGGGACGACATCGAAACGATTCCCGGCGTCCTCGCCTGGAGCACGGTCGTCCTCGCGACCAGTAACTTAGCGGCCGGTCCGCTGCGCGTGCCACTTTCCGCCAAACAACTGGGAGAACTGGAGGCTGTTGCGACCGTTGGCGGCCAGCATCTCCTCCTGGAAACAAGCGGCTCGGTCTGGCGATGGGGGTCAGCGGATCCGTGCATCGAGAACCGTCGGCACGAGCGCTTCGTCAGCTCGCTGGAGCAGGTTCCCGGAATGGGTGTCATTGCGTCCATCGCCACCGGCCCGTGCCATGCCTTCGCCATCGGTCGCGATGGCGCCCTCTGGGCGTGGGGACGGAACGACCGCGGCCAGCTGGGGGACGGAACCACCGTGGACCGCTGGGATCCGGTTCGGGTCGGCGGGATCGACGACGTCGTCGCCGTGGCCGCCGGAGACAAACACTCCGTAGCCATTCGCTCGAATGGCGACGTTTGGGCCTGGGGCGACGCCGCGGACGGACAGCTCGGGCTGGACGCAGCGCGTCCGGTCCTGCTGCCACGGCGCGTCTCCGGCGTGCCGGGAGCGGTGGCCGTCGCCGCAGGGGCTCGACACAGCATCGCCCTCTCCCGCGATGGCATCGTGTGGAGCTGGGGGCGAGATCGTCTGACCGACGAGCCCACGGCGCCATCGGCGCCTCACTCGCTGGTCCAAATCACCAACGTGACCGCCATCGCGGCAAGAGGTGGCCACAACCTTGCGCTTCGAGCCGATGGGAGCGTCTGGGCTTGGGGAGACAACGGTCGAGGACAAGCCGATCCGGAGGCGGCCTGGGCGACCGACACGGCTGAGCCAGCACCCGTCAACGGTCTTACCGACGTGGCGGCGATCGCCACGGAGGCCTATCATAGCCTCGCCCTCCGCCGCGACGGCAGCGTGTGGACCTGGGGGATCGCGGGCCCGTGGAGCGACGACTACGAATACGATGGGATGAGGACGTGGCCGTACGGCAACCTCCGGCAGATACCCCACGTCGACAACGTCAGGTCCATCGCCGCGGGACTGAACAGCGATTTCGCCCTGACGACGCGAGACGCCGGCGAGCCAACGGCAGACTCGCGCCCAACGCGGACCACAACTGCGGGCGCGCCGCGTGAGCGTCCCGTCGGCTGAGTGCGTCCTCATCACCGGAACTGGCGTGATCGCGAGCTACAGCGCTCTGCTGCTGCGCGAGCGCGACGTGCCCGTCGTGATGCTCTCGCCGCACGCCAACGCCCAGCGCCTTCGGACAGTTCTGGGCGAACGAGCGACGGGCTGCGCGGTAGAACAGGGCGACGTGCGCGACCTCGCCCGGCTGCGCGAGCTGCTGGTGCGCTATCGCGCAACGCGGGTCCTTCACGCCGGTGGGTATGGCGGAACACGTGTGAACGAAGTCCCATTCGAGGCGTTCGACGTCAACGTCCACGGCTTTCTGACGGTCCTCGAGGCGGCTCGGCAGGTCGGCATCCGGCGGACCGTGTTGGTCAGCTCCATCTTCGTCTATCGAGCCGACCCGCCGCTCCCGCTCGATCGGCCGGCCGTCGAGTCGCTCCCCTACTCCATGCCCGCCAATCTCTACTCGGCGTACAAGTCGGCGGCGGAGATCGCGGCGCGGGCGTTCGCGCGGCACACGGGGATCAGCGCGCTCAACATCCGACTGGCGGGCGCGTACGGACGCGGCGAGTTCAGCGGCGGGGGTGAGACGGCGTGGCTGCTGCAAGACCTCGTGATGCGGGCGCTCACGGAGCCGGCGGGGACCCGGCTGCAAGCCCGCTTTCGGGCCGGCGAGCGCATCTACGCGCGGGACGTTGCTGACGGGCTCATTCGCGCGCTCTTCGTCGAGTCCCCCCGGCACGACGTCTTCAATCTGGGGTCCGGCGAGATCGTCGACCCCGCGAACTTCGCAGCCGCGGTGAACACCGCCATCCCCGGCGCGGCTATTGCACCCGTGGAGGTCGGCCCCGCGGACACGCCGCTGGTCGATCTCACCCGAATTCGCGACGAGCTGGGGTATCGGCCCACCTGGCCGCTGACCCGCGCGATACCGGACTTCGTGCGGCAGCTCCGGGCCGAAGGCGTCGGCCCCCCCGCACAGCGCTGATTTGACAGGACCCGCGGTGCGATCTACGTTGGCGGAACACCTCGAATGGGGGCGTGCAGTGCTAGAGAGAAGCAAATCTATCCTGCTCTTCCGCCATTCCTCGCGTCGTGCGCGCACGAAAGTCCCTGAGGAGCGGATCGATGGAGTTCGGCGTATTTTCTGAGTCCGGCTACCGATTGAATCCGGTTACGGCCGAAGCCTACGACCTGGACATCAGCGAGATCATCCGGGCCGATCGCCTCGGCTTCACCGAGGCGTGGATCGCGGAGCCGAACCACGTTCGTCCGAACACCGTAACCGACGCCAACCTCCTGATTTGCAGGCTTGCGGCCCAGACGCGCCGCATTCGACTGGGCACCGCCGTCCGCAACCTCCCGCTCCTCCATCCCATCAATGTCGTTCGCGAAGCGAACGTGTGCGACCACCTCACGCACGGACGCTACATGTTCGGCTACGGCGGCACGCGGATGCAGACGATGGAACAAGCCCACCAGCGCGGTCTCCCGTTTGGGAAGGAGGAGACACGGGCGATCGTCAACGAAGCGCTCGAGCTGATCCTCCGGGCCTGGACGGCCACCGAGCCCTTCGACTTCGAGGGGCGCTACTGGCAGGCGACGCGAGTCAACGTCCTCCCGCGGCCGTTCCAGCAACCCCATCCGCCCATCGCGACCGCCTGCTCCGGTTCGGCCGAGACGCTGGAGTTCGCCGGCCGGCACGGCTTCATCCCCCTGCTCGGCCGCGGCAACGATCGGGCGGAGGAGATTCGAGAATGGGCCGACGTGTACTTGCAGGCAGCCGAAGCGGCAGGGCGGACTCCGTCCCGCCGCCTCTTCCACGCCAACCATTTCGTCTACGTCGGCGAGAACGATCGACGGGCGCGCGAAGACGTGTTGGCCGGGCTGAGCTACGTCTTGGAGCGACGCAAGCGCGAGACGGCGATCTTTCTCGAGAAACACATCCCGCCAGGGAAAACGATCGAGACCGTGACCGCGGCCGACATGATCGAGAGCGGCTACTACTGGGTGGGCGGCCCCGACACCATCGCCCAGCGCATCGCCGACTATTTCGCCGAGAGTGGAGGGTTCGGCGTCCTCCTTATGCCGTCGGGGCTACCCGTCGCCACGCCGCGAAAGTGCGCGCGGTCCATGATCCGGTTCACGGAGCTGGTGGCTCCGCGCGTTGCGCACCTGGACCCGGACCGGCAGAACTGACGCGCCGATGCCTTCGCTCGGTCGGCGGTAGACCCGGCACGGTCGCCGAAATCAAGCGGATGCGTGGGGCAGCACGCCCCAGAACTGCAGGTGCTCCGTGTTTACGAGGACGACGCGCTCCTCTGCATCGTAGCGCGCATTCGGCAGATATCGCATGCTCGCCTCGGTGAGGGGCACGAAGGTCCGGTTGAATCCCTTGAGCAACATCGCGAGATCCGTGGGGTCAGAGCTCCGATGATGCAGGCTCCCCACGATGCTGTAGAGCGGGCAAGCAAGCTCGACGCGAACGGGCTGCGTCGGCACGCGCGTCCCGACCCCCACATCTCCCATGTCCGTCGGGACCACGAGGCTGATCTCGCTCTTGAGGACGGTGAGCCTTGCAGCGGTCTCGGGCTGGCGATCGGTGAGCAGCTCCTCAAATGTGGCGTCGTGCACCTCAACGGTGCTCGAGTTTGGATTGTTGAGATAGTCGCTGACGCGCTCCCTGCCCGTCACCACCGCGCCCGTCACTCGGTGCCCTTCCATGTAGAAGATCGCCTGGGGCTGCCGCATGCGGACCTCCACGTCCTATTCGGATCCGTCGCCATCGTTCCAACAAGCGGGCGTTGCGCAAACA includes:
- a CDS encoding cupin domain-containing protein, with protein sequence MTATAEDLMEAATRPPRNPSPYDQYIESTGVPIYRGYAIEDARTIPVGPWPDRECNAAFAVLAGQRDVSEIRITEIPPGGTTRPVKFALDEIVYVVDGRGLTTIWAGDGPKKSFEWSKRSIFVIPGGCTYQLSNTQGHEPTRLMHYNYLPTAMLLRPEAEFYFESAFVAPERLYSGDAFATAKAIESDDERARSLGRPVWFGNFFPDMAVWDKLDTYQERGAGGFHVTIRFAGSAIPSHMSVFPPGRYKKAHYHGPGTAIIIPAGDGYSVMWPSTGGERIVVPWHEASVFVPPARWYHQHFNVGAIPARYLAFHARQTSGGDPLRRGPSPNIEYADEDPWIRQNFEQELAKRGLRSEMPPECYSDPNYQWSYGDDGD
- a CDS encoding peptide ABC transporter substrate-binding protein — its product is MGVSIPVRPGRHATPLAVTLTTAALLLGCAAPAGQRPSEASASSTAVAAPAHPTIVNVGLQADREPASPAFFGASGSGSSPLEVFYAFHASLTAYDPAGAVMPVLAQKVPSLQDGDWRVLPEGGMEVTWKLKPGLVWHDGTPLTADDFILGYQLNTDPELASSIPGALDSVSSVRGIDSQTLVVTWKSITVAAGVSGYDGIPAVPTHIFAEQYAAGDKTALSNSPYWSTQFVGLGPYKLTEWSRGSFIEGQAFDRYVGGRPKIDRIVLKFLGDANALVASVLAGDIDIIPLGAQVDVQPVSVVRDAWAPTSGGTTGAVAKGVRMIYLNFRDATLPWVEDVRVRQAMLHALDRDTIVETLEGGLTQRADFIAPLGDPVLEMAANAGLPLYPFDLNRATELMAQAGWTKGPDGVFHNGLGQPFSAAAATSSEGTNPQEAAIVASQLTTAGFQADPAPYAQTASNRNQLAMSFPSMLIKPWNFSISAPGSLRQSQIGTAQNAYGGNNYGGYVNPTYEELYRAYAGELESGRRQQALFKIVKLLDEQLPVLPIFYVPQVYAFRKGLDGPGSTAYLQAASTWNVATWTIR
- a CDS encoding high-potential iron-sulfur protein, with translation MQSVQELKRRAEEGDLWSFSTTDDQCDNCRFYKALKEGIGYCAHKDLDMVVGATWWCKLWAPLVATGRPGQQQGS
- a CDS encoding LLM class flavin-dependent oxidoreductase, translated to MEFGVFSESGYRLNPVTAEAYDLDISEIIRADRLGFTEAWIAEPNHVRPNTVTDANLLICRLAAQTRRIRLGTAVRNLPLLHPINVVREANVCDHLTHGRYMFGYGGTRMQTMEQAHQRGLPFGKEETRAIVNEALELILRAWTATEPFDFEGRYWQATRVNVLPRPFQQPHPPIATACSGSAETLEFAGRHGFIPLLGRGNDRAEEIREWADVYLQAAEAAGRTPSRRLFHANHFVYVGENDRRAREDVLAGLSYVLERRKRETAIFLEKHIPPGKTIETVTAADMIESGYYWVGGPDTIAQRIADYFAESGGFGVLLMPSGLPVATPRKCARSMIRFTELVAPRVAHLDPDRQN
- a CDS encoding NAD(P)-dependent oxidoreductase, whose amino-acid sequence is MSVPSAECVLITGTGVIASYSALLLRERDVPVVMLSPHANAQRLRTVLGERATGCAVEQGDVRDLARLRELLVRYRATRVLHAGGYGGTRVNEVPFEAFDVNVHGFLTVLEAARQVGIRRTVLVSSIFVYRADPPLPLDRPAVESLPYSMPANLYSAYKSAAEIAARAFARHTGISALNIRLAGAYGRGEFSGGGETAWLLQDLVMRALTEPAGTRLQARFRAGERIYARDVADGLIRALFVESPRHDVFNLGSGEIVDPANFAAAVNTAIPGAAIAPVEVGPADTPLVDLTRIRDELGYRPTWPLTRAIPDFVRQLRAEGVGPPAQR